The Streptomyces tubercidicus DNA segment CGGAAGATGCCGGTGGCAGCCTGGAGTTCGTACAGGAGGACACGGGCTGCGGCAGTTCTGCCGCAGCCCGGAGCGCCGTCCAGGATCACGGTGCTGTGCTCTGCCAGCAGGCGGCGTGCCTCGCCCATACCGTCAGGGTCGACGAACCGCTGTCTGAGCAGACGAAGCTGGTCGTCTGCGATGCGGCGGGGGCTTCGGCCGGCCGTCTCCTGCTTCGGCGGGCCGGAGTGGTTGTAGTAGTTGTAATGGATGTCGCCGAAGCCGGCATGCACCGAGCCGTCGGCATGACCGACACGTGTCGTGGGCGGTACGTTCACCGCTCGTCGTCCTCACGCCGCCGCGGTCCACCGAACTGGTGCCGGATGTCGCCGTGATGGTCGCCCTCGATGTTCGTCATGCCATCGCCCGAGTAGTGCCGGCTGCCCGACAGATGGCGGGAATTCTGATAGATGTTGCCGTTGCCGGAATGCACAGGGCCGGTCGGGCCCTTGAAGACGGTGCCACCGACATCTCCGGTGAAGTCCCGGCTCTGTACGGCGGTTCCGTGGACATCGCCGGTCGTGTTGGAGACCGAGCCGGGGCCGGGGGCCGCTGCTGCGGCCTGTTCGAGGTCATACAGCTCGGGAACCATCTCGGCGATCAGATCACCGAGGCGCTTCAGATCGGCTTCGGCACTCTGCGTGTCCAGCCGTACGGATTGCAGTTCGGCCAGCCGCGCCAGCTCGTCCGGCAGATCGTCCTTCTTCAGACGCTCCGTCCTCATACCGGCCAGGACGGGGATCACCGGCAGTCCGCAGTCGAACGCCTCCAGGATCTCCTTCCGTACCCAGTCTTCCGGGTCACTCAGGCCGTCCTGGAAGTTGATCCAGTCGGCTCCGATCACCGCCAGAAGCAGTGCGCTGCGGCGCAAGCTCGTCAGCAGGGCGTCGGGGTAGGCGGTACCCGGCGGGATGGACTTCGAGGCGCGGAAGGCACAGTCCTTACCGAAACGCTTGGAGAGCTCGTTGTCGATCAGTGCGGCGGTTTCGTGACCGTCGCCTGTCCGGTAGTTGATGAACACATCGGCCATGGCGGGTTCCTCCTCAGGATTGGGTGAAGCGGGATAACGTGCCGAGTCGCGGGGACAGTTGGCGCACCGAATCGTGATCCGAATGGCGGGCCAGAACGCGGGCGAGACGCCGGAGATCGATCGTGACGGTCGCGGAACGTACGGTCGCCACCCCGTCGAGAAGTGGCTCCGCCAACGTGCAGGCATGGTCGATCTCGCCGTCCGCCGCGTAGGCGAGTGCCCGGCGTACCCCGTAACGCACCTGCGTCCGTACCGCGTCAGGGGAGACCAAGGCGAGCTGCCGGTTCAGCTCCTCGGCCGCCTCCCGCGGGCGACCCAGGTCAAACAGACACCAGCCGGTGACCATGCCGACCGAGTCAGGCAGATGCATGCTGCCGATCACCGGTGCGTCGGTATCGTCAACCTGGCGGGCGAGCAGCGCTCGGGCCCTGTCCAGGGCACGCTGACAGGCGTCGCGGTCACCCGCGAGCGCGTGGCCCTGTGCCTCGCGCTGCGCGGCGAGTCCGCGGATCCGGGGCGGGAGCGTGCTGCTCTGGGCCCGCTGCGCCAGGGCGACTGTCTGTTCGGCGTTGTCCTGGTACAGCGTGACCAATGCCCGGCGGACCAG contains these protein-coding regions:
- a CDS encoding toll/interleukin-1 receptor domain-containing protein, which encodes MADVFINYRTGDGHETAALIDNELSKRFGKDCAFRASKSIPPGTAYPDALLTSLRRSALLLAVIGADWINFQDGLSDPEDWVRKEILEAFDCGLPVIPVLAGMRTERLKKDDLPDELARLAELQSVRLDTQSAEADLKRLGDLIAEMVPELYDLEQAAAAAPGPGSVSNTTGDVHGTAVQSRDFTGDVGGTVFKGPTGPVHSGNGNIYQNSRHLSGSRHYSGDGMTNIEGDHHGDIRHQFGGPRRREDDER